CGCGGGTACGGATCCGTGAGCCGACGGCGATGCGCTCGACCGGACTGACCCGCGCGTCCCTCGCGGCGCTCTTCGGGGGCTCGGAGAGCGTGATCCCGGTGGCCTCGGCGACGCGGCGGCAGACGGCGAGGGTGGCGTCGTCGGTGGCCCTGTCCGCAACGGTGGCAGACCGTCCGGCCCGCTCCGGCCTGCCGATGGACGCCAGCAACGCCTGGTCCGCGCGCTCGCGGACGGCCTCGCCCGCCTTGATGCCGGCCGCCGTACGGTCTTCGTGGGCGCGCTCCAGCTGTTCGATCCAGCGGTCCACCGCGGACAGCAGCCGGTACTGCTGGTTGACCATCTGCTGCCAGGTCGCGGCGTCGACCAGCAGGTCGCCCGCGGCCTCGGCGCTGTACACGGCGCCGTACTGGACGCTGCCGGGGGAGACCGGCATCCACAGGATGTCGTCGTCGGCCACGGCCTCTTCGGTGGCCGGCCGGCCGTCGAGCGGGGCCTCGAACAGGACGCCGAGACCGCGGCTGATGCCGAGCGCGAAGGCGTACTCCAGCGGGGTGGGCACGGGCTCGTACCCGGCCCCGTACGTGCCGTCGGCCTGACCGCCGTACTGACCGCCGTACTGATTCCCGTAGGCGTCGTACTGGCCGGTTTCCCCGTACTCGGGCCGGTACAGCTCGCGCAGCGGTATCCGGCGCAGCAGACAGTCCTGCGAGGGCCTGCCGAGCAGGGTGTGCTGCGGCCCTTGCACCGGGCCGAGCAGCAGAGTTCCGGCCTCCAGGCGGCCGAGGAAGTGCCAGTGACCCTGCTGGGCGGCGTCGACCGCGAAGAGATCGAGGGCCCCGCCGACAACGAGCCACAGCACCTGCGGCCCCTCCAGCGGCACACTGCGCAGACCCGTGCAGTCCACCGGGGTGCCGAGGCCGCCCAGTGCGTGCGTCACCGCGTCGGACTCGGCGGGCCCCGCGGCCGTGGAGGGGTGTACGGATGACACGTCAGTGCTCCTTGACCAGCTCGGCGTACGGGCCCCCGGCGGCGACCAGGTCCTCGTGCCGGCCACGTTCGACGACCGAACCGTGGTCGAGGACCACGATCTCGTCGCTGTCGCGCACCGTGCTCAGCCGGTGGGCGATCACGACGCACGCGCAGCCGCGCCGCCGCAGATTGTCGATGATGACCCGCTCGGTCTCCGCGTCCAGGGCGCTCGTCACCTCGTCGAGCACCAGGATGCTCGGGCGCCGCACCAGCGCGCGGGCGATCTCGAGCCGCTGGCGCTGCCCGCCGGAGAAATTGCGGCCGTCCTGTTCGACCCGGCTGTGGATGCCGTCGGGGCGCCGCGCGATCACGTCGTCGTAGAGGGCCGCGTCCTTGAGGGCGGTGACGACGGCCTCGTCGGTTATCGACGGGTCCCACAGCGCCACGTTGTCCCGGACGGTGCCTTCGAAGAGGAAGACGTCCTGGTCGACGAAGGAGACCGAGGCGGCCAGTGCGCTGCGGGAGATGTCCTCCAGGCGCTGTCCGTCGATCCGGATCGTCCCCTCCCAGGGGCTGTAGAGGCCGGAGATCAGCCGGGAGACGGTGGACTTGCCGCTGCCGGATCCGCCGACGAGCGCGACCTGCCGGCCGGGGCCGACCGCCAGCGAGAAGCCGCTGAGCAGTGGTTTGTCCAGCGGGCTGTAGCCGAAGGTGACGTTCTCCAGCGTCACATGGCCCGTGAGGCGGCGGGTGCTCGCGTCCGGCTCCCGGCGTGAGTAGAGCGAGTCGACCGGGAAGTTCTCGACGTCCTTCAGCCGTGCCACATCGGCCGCGAAGTCCTGGATCCGGCCGGCCACGCCGTTCAGCCGCGCGATCGGAGCGGTGAAGCGCGTCACCAGCGCCTGGAAGGCGACGAGCAGACCGATCGAGATGTGGCCCTCCACCGCCCGCAGCCCGCCGATCCAGAGGATCAGCGCACTGTTGAGCGTCGCGAGGGTGGGCGCGACGACGGCCAGGAACGCGCTCGGCACGCCAAGACGCTGCTGTACCTCCAGCGTCGTCGCGTGCTGGCCCGCCCAGCGGCGGAAGTAGCCGTTCTCGCCGCCGGTGGCCTTCATCGTCTCGATCAGCTGAAGGCCGGTGTACGAGGTGTTGGTCAGCCGGGCGCTGTCTGCGCGCAGTTTCTGGGTGTTGGTCGCGCGCAGCCGGATCACGATGCGCATCGCGACCACGTTGAGCAGGGCGATCAGCACACCGACGAAGGTGAGCTGAGGGTCGTACGTCCACAGCAGGAAGGCGTAGAGGATCACGACGACCCCGTCCACACCCGCGGCGGCGAGATCCCGCGCCAGAGTTTCGGCCACCGCGTCGTTGGACTGCAGCCGCTGGACCAGATCGGCCGGGCTGCGCTGCGCGAAGAAGGTGACGGGCAGCCGCAGCAGATGCCGCAGGAAGCGTGCGCTGCTGAGCGTGGACGAGATGATGCGGCCGCGCAGCAGATTCGCCTGCTGGAGAGCGGTCAGCACGGCGGTGAGCGCCACCATCGTGGCCATCGACGCGAAGAGGGGTCCCAGCAGCGAGGTCTGGTTGCCGATCAGGAACATGTCGATGTACGTACGGCTCAGCGCCGGCATCGCCGCGCCGACGGCGACGAGCAGCAGGCTGGCCAGCAGAGCGGCCAGCAGGGTGCCCGTCGTGCCGCGCATCCTCGCGGGCACGGCGCCCATGATTCCCGGTTTGCGGCCGCCCCGGCGGAAGGCCTCGGTCGGCTCGAAGACCAGGGCGACCCCGGTGAAGCTGGTGTCGAAGTCCTCCATCGACACGAAACGGCGGCCCTTGTCGGGGTCGTTGATGTGTACGCCACGGCGGCCGAGCTTGCGGCCCATGCCGTCGTAGACGACATAGTGGTTGAACTCCCAGAACAGGATGGCGGGCGCCTGCACCTCGGCGAGCGCGGCCGGTTCCATCTGCATACCCTTGGCCTGCAGGCCGTAACTGCGGGCGGCCTTGAGCAGGTTGCTGGCCCGCGAGCCGTCGCGGGATACACCGCACGCGATACGCAGCTCCTCGAGCGGCACATGCTTCCCGAAGTGCGCGAGCACCATGGCCAGCGAGGCGGCCCCGCACTCCAGGGCCTCCATCTGGAGCACGGTGGGGGTGCGAACGGCTTTCCGCTTCTTGACCTTGGGGGGCCCTGGGGGGCGGCCGCCGTGCGCGCGGCGCCGGGAGGCGGGCGCGCTGTCGGGGCGATGCCGGCCGCGGCCCGCCGGAGGCAGTTGCTGCTGCGCGGTCATGGAAGCAGCCAATCGATCGGATGTTGCTCGGCGAGGTGGATGGCGCCGGTGGCCAGGGTCATGGAGTCGATCGCGTACGGCGGTCCCTCCGAGGACGACCAGGCGTAGCCGGACTTGGTGCCTGCCGACGGGGCGAGGCGCACCAGGACCGATACGGGCTGGCCCTTCTGCGAGAACTGCTCGCCCAGCTGGCTGCTGCCGAGGAAGCCGGTGATCCGCTGGCGGGTCTGGGCGGTCCGGCCGACTGCCTTGACCTTGCCGCGCAGTACCCCGTACTGCTGTGTCGGTACCGACTGCACGGTGATGTCCACGGACGCGCCCACGGGCACCGTCGATCCGGAGCCGGCCGGAACGTACAGCATGACCATCAGGGGATCGTCGGCCTCTTCCACCCGCTCCACGGCCGCGATGTCC
The Streptomyces lunaelactis genome window above contains:
- a CDS encoding NHLP family bacteriocin export ABC transporter peptidase/permease/ATPase subunit; this encodes MTAQQQLPPAGRGRHRPDSAPASRRRAHGGRPPGPPKVKKRKAVRTPTVLQMEALECGAASLAMVLAHFGKHVPLEELRIACGVSRDGSRASNLLKAARSYGLQAKGMQMEPAALAEVQAPAILFWEFNHYVVYDGMGRKLGRRGVHINDPDKGRRFVSMEDFDTSFTGVALVFEPTEAFRRGGRKPGIMGAVPARMRGTTGTLLAALLASLLLVAVGAAMPALSRTYIDMFLIGNQTSLLGPLFASMATMVALTAVLTALQQANLLRGRIISSTLSSARFLRHLLRLPVTFFAQRSPADLVQRLQSNDAVAETLARDLAAAGVDGVVVILYAFLLWTYDPQLTFVGVLIALLNVVAMRIVIRLRATNTQKLRADSARLTNTSYTGLQLIETMKATGGENGYFRRWAGQHATTLEVQQRLGVPSAFLAVVAPTLATLNSALILWIGGLRAVEGHISIGLLVAFQALVTRFTAPIARLNGVAGRIQDFAADVARLKDVENFPVDSLYSRREPDASTRRLTGHVTLENVTFGYSPLDKPLLSGFSLAVGPGRQVALVGGSGSGKSTVSRLISGLYSPWEGTIRIDGQRLEDISRSALAASVSFVDQDVFLFEGTVRDNVALWDPSITDEAVVTALKDAALYDDVIARRPDGIHSRVEQDGRNFSGGQRQRLEIARALVRRPSILVLDEVTSALDAETERVIIDNLRRRGCACVVIAHRLSTVRDSDEIVVLDHGSVVERGRHEDLVAAGGPYAELVKEH
- a CDS encoding HlyD family efflux transporter periplasmic adaptor subunit, yielding MQFRQQALSKLQSPEEIDLPVRFARPQGRLVLTVTVLVMIAASFWAVTGTVSSTLGAPGVLTHAQGSYVLQSPVAGQVTDVLAEEGARVPADAPLVKVRTAQGSAVVRTIAAGRLTTLAATIGSVVTTGSDIAAVERVEEADDPLMVMLYVPAGSGSTVPVGASVDITVQSVPTQQYGVLRGKVKAVGRTAQTRQRITGFLGSSQLGEQFSQKGQPVSVLVRLAPSAGTKSGYAWSSSEGPPYAIDSMTLATGAIHLAEQHPIDWLLP